A region from the Ammospiza nelsoni isolate bAmmNel1 chromosome 1, bAmmNel1.pri, whole genome shotgun sequence genome encodes:
- the PRDM14 gene encoding LOW QUALITY PROTEIN: PR domain zinc finger protein 14 (The sequence of the model RefSeq protein was modified relative to this genomic sequence to represent the inferred CDS: substituted 1 base at 1 genomic stop codon) translates to MALSLAGESVPGDGGDSFGISPAGLASYYPSFLPPAHYFETAPDFFQPLKPLGELVSSPPPLPPFTYSRVPAFLSQPPPLPPDPFPNLPLPVYTSPPRRAARSPGADGAAGQSCRYHFTEEELNAVLYGALRSSQPTGNLHAISGLRVSPAGSGKGVFDPAQGNPGRQVAPCGQVCGKVRGQAGAVLKKGFRFCRRCGLGHPAARPGLAAAARRXVGVPERPPPVRPAALSPLSPAGLSVLRVAYGDVSQLGVFCTDPIPKGVRFGPFQGKVVNTSEIKTYDDNSLMWEIFEYGGLSHFIDGKGAAGNWMSLVNCARFPEEQNLTAIQCQGQIFYETCKEIFPNQELLVWYGDCYVQFLGIPISLKGMAEGKKPPQHPEEAGESFKCERCGKVFAYKYYRDKHLKYTRCVDQGDRKFPCHLCDRSFEKRDRLRIHILHVHEKHRPHKCSVCGKSFSQSSSLNKHMRVHSGERPYKCVYCNKAFTASSILRTHIRQHSGEKPFKCKHCGKAFASHAAHDSHVRRTHSKDKGCTCSVCGQHFPQQEDYSFHLKIHAAH, encoded by the exons atggctctgtccctggCCGGCGAGTCCGTCCCCGGAGACGGCGGAGACTCGTTCGGGATAAGCCCCGCCGGCCTCGCCTCCTACTACCCGTCTTTTCTCCCACCCGCCCATTACTTCGAGACGGCCCCCGACTTCTTCCAGCCCCTGAAACCCCTGGGCGAACTGGTTTCCTCCCCTCCGCCTCTGCCTCCCTTCACTTACAGCAGGGTCCCCGCCTTTCTGAGCCAGCCGCCCCCTCTGCCCCCCGACCCTTTCCCCAACCTTCCTTTGCCCGTCTACACCAG CCCCCCGCGCAGGGCTGCCCGCAGTCCGGGGGCAGACGGGGCGGcgggacagagctgcaggtacCACTTCACCGAGGAGGAGCTCAACGCGGTGCTCTACGGGGCACTCCGGAGCAGCCAGCCCACCGGGAATCTCCACGCCATCTCGGGGCTCCGGGTGTCCCCCGCCGGCTCGGGTAAGGGGGTCTTTGACCCGGCACAGGGTAACCCTGGGCGGCAGGTCGCTCCTTGCGGCCAGGTGTGCGGGAAGGTTCGGGGACA GGCCGGTGCAGTGCTGAAGAAGGGGTTCCGCTTTTGCAGGCGCTGCGGACTCGGCCACCCCGCTGCTCGACCGGGACTCGCTGCAGCTGCCCGAAGGTAGGTAGGTGTCCCGGAGCGCCCGCCGCCCGTCCGCCCGGCCGCGCTCAGCCCCCTGTCCCCCGCAGGGCTCTCGGTGCTGCGGGTGGCCTACGGGGACGTGTCTCAGCTCGGAGTCTTCTGTACGGACCCCATCCCGAAAGGAGTCCGCTTCGGCCCTTTCCAAGGCAAAGTGGTCAACACGAGCGAGATCAAGACTTACGACGACAACTCGCTGATGTGGGAG ATCTTTGAATACGGTGGCCTGAGCCACTTTATCGATGGGAAGGGCGCCGCTGGCAACTGGATGTCCCTGGTGAACTGTGCCAGGTTCCCCGAGGAGCAGAATTTGACGGCTATCCAGTGCCAGGGACAAATCTTCTACGAGACCTGCAAGGAAATCTTTCcaaaccaggagctgctggtgtggtACGGCGATTGCTACGTGCAATTCCTGGGCATCCCCATCAGCTTGAAGGGCATGGCGGAGGGGAAGAAACCCCCGCAGCACCCCGAAG AAGCCGGGGAGAGCTTCAAGTGCGAGCGCTGCGGCAAAGTGTTTGCCTACAAGTACTACCGGGACAAACACCTCAAGTACACCCGCTGCGTGGACCAGGGGGACCGCAAATTTCCCTGTCACCTTTGTGACCGATCCTTTGAAAAAAGAGACAGGCTGAGGATCCACATTCTCCACGTTCACGAAAAGCACAGACCTCACAAG tgctctgtgtgtgggaagagcttctctcAGTCCTCCAGCCTGAACAAACACATGAGGGTTCACTCTGGGGAGCGCCCCTACAAATGTGTCTACTGCAACAAG GCGTTCACAGCGTCCAGCATCCTGCGCACTCACATCCGCCAGCACTCGGGGGAGAAGCCCTTCAAGTGCAAGCACTGCGGCAAAGCCTTCGCCTCGCACGCCGCCCACGACAGCCACGTGCGGCGCACGCACAGCAAGGACAAGGGCTGCACCTGCTCCGTGTGCGGCCAGCACTTCCCCCAGCAGGAGGATTACAGCTTCCACCTCAAGATCCATGCTGCTCATTAG